Genomic segment of Microbacterium hydrocarbonoxydans:
GCATCTATCGTGCGCCCATGCCTTCACCCCAGACCGTGGCCGTGGTGATACCCGCCCGTGACGATGCTCGCCTGCTCGCCCGGTGCCTCGACGCGCTCTCCGAGCAGACGCGACCGCCCGACGAGGTCATCGTGGTCGATGACGGCTCCACCGACGACACCGCCCGCACCGCGCGCGCGTTCGATGCCAGGGTGGTCCGCCTCGATGGCGAGGGCATTCCCTCGGCCAGTGCTGCCGGGTACGACGCGGCGACCGCCGACATCATCTGTCGACTCGATGCAGACAGCGTCCCGCCGCCCCGATGGCTCGCGGTGATGGCGGGCGAACTCGAAGAGCGCCCCGAGCTCGTCGCCCTGAGCGGAACAGCGCGCAGCGTCGACGGTCCCGAGCCGCTGCGAGCCATCGTGCCGGTGCTGTACCTCGGCGCCTACCGTCTCATCCTCACGCCCACTCTCGGGCATCCGCCGCTCTTCGCCTCGGCTCTGGCGCTGCGTGCCGACGCCTGGCGCGCGGTGCGCCACGAGGTCCACCGTGGCGACCCGCAGGTGCACGACGACCTCGACCTCGCCTTCCACCTGGGCGCTGTGGGACGCATCGCCTTCCGCACCGGGATCCCCGTCGGCATCTCTTCGCGATCGTTCCGCGGGCTGTCGTCGTCGCTCGTGCGGGTCAGACGCGGGTTCCACACCGTTCTGGTCCATTGGCCGCGCGATTTCCCTCCGCTGCGCTGGTTCCGGCTGCGCCGAAACTCACAGCGCGCTCACAGTCCCGGGGGACCAAAACGGCGCATCCGGCGGTTGTGATCTATGACGCCGCAGCCAGCCGCGTCGGACAAAGGAGACACACCATGTCGAACGAGTACAGCAAGACCCCCGGGGCCGTCAGCGACCTCACGCACCTGCAGTACGAGGTCACGCAGGAGGACGCGACCGAGCCGCCCTTCCGCAACGCGTACTGGAACAACCACGACGACGGCATCTACGTCGACGTCGTCTCGGGCCAGCCGCTCTTCGCGTCGACCGACAAGTTCGACAGCGGCACCGGATGGCCGAGCTTCACCAAGCCGATCGATGCCGATGCCGTCACCACCCGCACCGACCGCACTCTCTGGATGAAGCGCACCGAGGCTCGCTCCAGCGGGGCCGACAGCCACCTCGGGCACGTCTTCGACGACGGTCCCCGCGACGCCGGAGGGCTCCGATACTGCATGAACTCCGCGGCCCTGCGGTTCATCCCGGCTGACAGCCTGGAAGATGAGGGGTACGGTCGCTACCGTCACCTCTTCCCCACCCCGAACTCTGAGGAGATCTCATGACCGACACCGGACACATCACCCGCACCCCCGGCACCGAGACCGCCGTGCTCGCCGGCGGATGCTTCTGGGGCATGGAAGACCTCATCCGCCGCCAGCCCGGCGTGCTCGACACCCGCGTCGGCTACACCGGCGGCAGCAACGAGCACGCGACCTACCGCAACCACCCGGGTCACGCCGAGGCTGTGGAGATCGTCTTCGATCCCACGAAGACGACGTATCGCGACATCCTGGCGTTCTTCTTCCAGATCCACGACCCGTCCACCAAGGACCGTCAGGGCAACGACATCGGCTCGAGCTACCGCTCGGCGATCTTCCCGCTCAGCCCCGAGCAGGAGTCCGTCGCGCGCGACACCATCGCCGACGTCGACGCCTCCGGCCTGTGGCCGGGCAAGGCCGTGACCACGATCGAGCCCGCGGGTCCGTTCTGGCAGGCCGAGGAGGAGCACCAGGACTACCTGATCAAGTACCCGAACGGCTACACCTGCCACTTCCCGCGTGCGGGATGGGTGCTGCCGAAGCGCGAGCAGAGCGCGACGGTCTGACCGACCGTACCCAGCTCTCTGCGCGCGCAGCGAAGGAGTTGCGGGCGGTCAGCCTTCAGACAGAAAGGCCAGTGCGGCCTCTTTGAAGGCGCGGGATCCCGGAGCGTTGAAGTGATGACGGTCCGGGATCTCGAAGAAGCGTCCCTGGGGGGCAGCGGTCGCCAGGGTGCGGGAGCCCTCGATGATCGCATCCTTCGACCCCGTCGCGAACAGGATCGGGGCCGCGGGAGCGTTCGACGGGTCAGGGTCGAT
This window contains:
- the msrB gene encoding peptide-methionine (R)-S-oxide reductase MsrB codes for the protein MSNEYSKTPGAVSDLTHLQYEVTQEDATEPPFRNAYWNNHDDGIYVDVVSGQPLFASTDKFDSGTGWPSFTKPIDADAVTTRTDRTLWMKRTEARSSGADSHLGHVFDDGPRDAGGLRYCMNSAALRFIPADSLEDEGYGRYRHLFPTPNSEEIS
- a CDS encoding glycosyltransferase family 2 protein, with protein sequence MPSPQTVAVVIPARDDARLLARCLDALSEQTRPPDEVIVVDDGSTDDTARTARAFDARVVRLDGEGIPSASAAGYDAATADIICRLDADSVPPPRWLAVMAGELEERPELVALSGTARSVDGPEPLRAIVPVLYLGAYRLILTPTLGHPPLFASALALRADAWRAVRHEVHRGDPQVHDDLDLAFHLGAVGRIAFRTGIPVGISSRSFRGLSSSLVRVRRGFHTVLVHWPRDFPPLRWFRLRRNSQRAHSPGGPKRRIRRL
- the msrA gene encoding peptide-methionine (S)-S-oxide reductase MsrA — encoded protein: MTDTGHITRTPGTETAVLAGGCFWGMEDLIRRQPGVLDTRVGYTGGSNEHATYRNHPGHAEAVEIVFDPTKTTYRDILAFFFQIHDPSTKDRQGNDIGSSYRSAIFPLSPEQESVARDTIADVDASGLWPGKAVTTIEPAGPFWQAEEEHQDYLIKYPNGYTCHFPRAGWVLPKREQSATV